A genomic stretch from Chitinophagaceae bacterium includes:
- the serS gene encoding serine--tRNA ligase: MLQLAFIRQNRDLVKERLAVKNFTDLDSVDEIIELDEQRRKKQLENDDLAAKVNAASKEIGMLMGKGEKEAAEQKKTEVSQYKESSKQIAEQLTDLEQQVNDLLIRLPNLPSTLVPTGKTPEDNVNVKENGADPVLPANAVPHWELIKQYDIVNFELGVKITGSGFPVYKGKGAKLQRALISYFLDYNTVAGYTEYIPPYMVNEATAYGTGQLPDKEGQMYYMPADNFYMIPTAEVPVTNIYRDEIVKETELPIKMTAYTPCFRREAGSFGADVRGLNRVHQFDKIEIVQIVNPEKSYEVLDEMVAHVEKLIQSLGLKYRILRLCGGDMSFTSALTYDFEVWSAAQKKWLECSSVSNFESYQTNRMKIRFKDDKGKTQLLHSLNGSSLALPRILAALLENNQTENGIVIPEVLRSYFGADILN; the protein is encoded by the coding sequence ATGTTACAATTGGCATTTATCCGCCAAAACAGGGATTTGGTGAAAGAAAGACTAGCAGTAAAAAACTTTACTGATCTGGATTCGGTTGATGAAATCATTGAGCTTGATGAACAACGCCGTAAAAAACAACTGGAAAATGATGACCTCGCAGCGAAGGTAAATGCAGCATCCAAAGAAATTGGAATGCTCATGGGCAAAGGTGAAAAAGAAGCTGCTGAGCAAAAGAAAACAGAAGTATCGCAATATAAAGAATCATCCAAACAAATTGCTGAACAGCTTACTGACTTAGAGCAACAGGTAAATGACTTGCTGATCCGTTTACCTAACCTTCCTTCAACATTGGTACCTACTGGTAAAACACCGGAGGATAATGTGAATGTAAAAGAAAACGGTGCAGATCCTGTATTGCCAGCCAATGCAGTTCCACATTGGGAGTTGATCAAACAATACGACATCGTCAATTTTGAACTGGGTGTAAAGATTACCGGCAGTGGTTTTCCTGTGTACAAAGGGAAAGGCGCCAAATTACAACGTGCATTGATTAGTTATTTTTTAGATTATAACACTGTAGCCGGTTACACAGAATACATTCCACCTTACATGGTGAATGAAGCAACGGCTTACGGTACAGGGCAACTGCCCGATAAGGAAGGGCAGATGTATTATATGCCCGCTGATAATTTTTACATGATCCCAACAGCTGAAGTGCCTGTAACAAATATTTACCGTGATGAGATTGTAAAAGAAACAGAGTTGCCAATAAAGATGACGGCATATACACCCTGTTTCAGAAGGGAAGCAGGAAGTTTTGGTGCTGATGTGCGTGGTTTGAACCGTGTACACCAGTTTGATAAAATTGAAATTGTGCAGATCGTCAATCCGGAAAAAAGTTATGAAGTGCTGGATGAAATGGTGGCCCATGTTGAAAAGCTGATTCAGTCACTTGGATTGAAATACCGCATTCTCCGTTTGTGCGGTGGTGATATGAGTTTTACTTCTGCACTAACCTATGATTTTGAAGTTTGGAGTGCGGCACAGAAGAAATGGCTGGAATGTTCAAGCGTAAGCAACTTTGAAAGCTATCAAACCAACCGCATGAAAATTCGGTTCAAAGATGACAAAGGCAAAACCCAATTGCTGCATTCATTGAATGGAAGTTCATTAGCACTGCCAAGAATTTTGGCAGCATTGCTGGAGAATAATCAAACAGAAAATGGAATTGTTATTCCGGAAGTATTGAGAAGTTATTTTGGAGCCGATATTTTGAATTAA
- a CDS encoding GNAT family N-acetyltransferase — MQKEGFAISTETSFFNLEYVHEFLSNSYWAKNIPVETVQKSIDNSICFGVFHLGRQIGFARVITDKATFAYLADVFIDETYRGQGLSKWLMEEIMNHEDLQGLRRFMLATRDAHGLYTQFGFSALTNADRWMQIHNPDIYQSSVD, encoded by the coding sequence ATGCAAAAAGAGGGATTCGCTATCAGTACTGAAACAAGTTTCTTTAACCTGGAGTATGTTCATGAGTTTTTATCTAACTCTTACTGGGCAAAAAATATTCCTGTTGAAACAGTACAAAAATCGATTGATAATTCAATATGCTTTGGTGTGTTTCACCTGGGCAGGCAAATTGGTTTTGCAAGGGTGATTACTGATAAAGCCACATTTGCATACCTCGCTGATGTGTTTATTGATGAAACTTACCGGGGCCAGGGATTAAGTAAATGGCTGATGGAAGAAATCATGAATCATGAAGATCTGCAGGGGCTTCGTCGTTTTATGCTTGCCACCCGTGATGCGCATGGATTATACACTCAGTTTGGGTTTTCAGCATTAACGAATGCCGACAGGTGGATGCAGATTCACAATCCTGATATTTATCAATCATCCGTTGACTGA
- a CDS encoding acyl-CoA desaturase, which yields MAKVSFNNKSSLFFNDLKQAVDHYFSANQIRKTGNIKLYMKTIVLIPAAVLIYVSLLTVSFPVWVALLLCGFLGVIFASIGFNVMHDANHGSYSSKKWVNELFGYSINALGGNAFIWKFKHNIIHHTYTNVDGVDDDIARSPLLRQCSTQVWKPAHKFQHIYVVFLYAISSLAWVAYLDFDKYFKRKVNTTSMSKMDVKEHILFWVSKLLYAVFYVAVPIWFVGVGKWAIGYLTMELVLGFVLAIVFQLAHVVEETEFEYAGIEPVMIESEWAAHQVKTTSDFAPKNKLISWFAGGLNFQVEHHLFPRISHIHYPELSKIVEEKCKEHQLPYHSIPTMNEAIASHFRMLKQLGQSSVSSSGLVA from the coding sequence ATGGCGAAAGTTTCATTCAATAATAAAAGCAGCCTGTTCTTTAATGATCTGAAACAGGCAGTTGATCATTATTTCTCAGCAAATCAGATAAGGAAAACAGGAAATATTAAGCTGTATATGAAGACAATTGTTCTGATACCGGCTGCTGTTCTGATATATGTATCGTTGCTAACTGTTTCTTTCCCCGTATGGGTTGCTTTGTTATTATGTGGTTTTTTAGGAGTGATTTTCGCAAGTATTGGTTTTAATGTGATGCATGATGCCAACCACGGCAGCTACAGCAGTAAAAAATGGGTGAATGAATTGTTTGGTTACTCTATTAATGCTTTGGGCGGCAACGCTTTTATCTGGAAATTCAAACATAACATTATTCATCATACCTATACCAATGTGGATGGAGTAGATGATGATATTGCCAGAAGCCCGCTTCTTCGCCAATGCAGCACGCAGGTATGGAAACCTGCTCATAAGTTTCAACATATTTATGTGGTGTTTTTGTACGCTATTTCTTCATTAGCATGGGTTGCTTATCTCGACTTTGACAAATACTTTAAGCGTAAAGTGAATACTACGTCTATGTCAAAAATGGATGTAAAAGAACATATCCTGTTTTGGGTGAGTAAATTGCTTTATGCAGTTTTTTATGTTGCAGTGCCCATCTGGTTCGTTGGTGTTGGTAAATGGGCCATTGGTTATTTGACCATGGAATTGGTACTCGGTTTTGTACTGGCCATTGTATTTCAGTTAGCTCATGTGGTGGAAGAAACAGAGTTTGAATACGCAGGCATTGAACCCGTGATGATTGAAAGTGAGTGGGCAGCACACCAGGTAAAAACAACATCAGACTTTGCACCAAAGAATAAACTCATTTCCTGGTTTGCAGGTGGATTGAATTTCCAGGTGGAGCATCATTTGTTTCCACGCATCAGCCATATACATTATCCTGAACTGAGCAAAATTGTGGAAGAAAAATGTAAAGAGCACCAGTTGCCTTATCATTCAATTCCTACCATGAATGAAGCAATTGCTTCACATTTCAGAATGTTAAAGCAGTTGGGGCAGTCTTCAGTTTCCTCATCGGGGCTTGTAGCCTGA
- the apaG gene encoding Co2+/Mg2+ efflux protein ApaG, which yields MVSKITEGVTISVETFYQPDYSNPVAGEFMFAYRISIENNNIFPVKLLHRHWNIFDSNGSHKEVDGEGVVGVQPVIQPGDQYQYVSGCNLKTEMGKMEGTYTMENQHNKKQFQAHIPSFEMIAPFKCN from the coding sequence ATGGTATCCAAAATTACTGAGGGGGTCACCATTAGTGTGGAAACGTTTTACCAGCCCGATTACAGCAATCCGGTGGCTGGTGAATTTATGTTTGCATACCGTATTTCAATTGAAAACAATAACATTTTCCCTGTTAAGCTCCTGCACAGACACTGGAATATTTTTGACAGCAACGGATCGCATAAAGAAGTAGATGGCGAAGGAGTTGTTGGTGTTCAGCCAGTTATTCAGCCCGGCGATCAATACCAGTATGTAAGCGGTTGTAATTTAAAAACAGAAATGGGCAAAATGGAAGGAACCTATACGATGGAGAATCAGCATAACAAAAAGCAGTTCCAGGCTCATATTCCCTCCTTTGAAATGATTGCCCCGTTCAAGTGTAATTAA
- a CDS encoding (4Fe-4S)-binding protein, protein MPKTTHKYNNGEVTIVWKPDVCIHSTLCWKGLREVFNPTKRPWIDVKGSTTEKIIEQVKKCPSGALSYYLNTEKADEEDTAEG, encoded by the coding sequence ATGCCTAAAACAACACACAAATACAACAATGGAGAAGTTACTATTGTTTGGAAACCTGATGTTTGTATCCATTCAACCCTTTGCTGGAAAGGGTTAAGAGAAGTATTTAACCCAACAAAACGCCCCTGGATAGATGTGAAAGGATCAACAACCGAAAAGATCATTGAACAGGTTAAAAAATGCCCAAGCGGAGCTTTGAGTTATTACTTAAATACTGAAAAAGCTGATGAGGAGGATACTGCTGAAGGCTGA
- a CDS encoding translation initiation factor, which translates to MSKKNKPDTRGFVFSTDPSFRFEEEERTPQETLPPVQQNLRVKLETKHRAGKTVTLVDGFTGSDEDAEKLGKQLKNFCGTGGSVKDGEIIVQGDQRDRVLQFLLKNGYSKTKKSG; encoded by the coding sequence ATGTCAAAGAAGAATAAACCAGATACAAGAGGATTTGTGTTCAGTACTGATCCTTCTTTTCGATTTGAAGAAGAGGAGCGGACTCCGCAGGAAACATTGCCGCCTGTGCAGCAAAATCTGCGTGTAAAACTTGAAACCAAACACAGGGCAGGTAAAACAGTTACACTGGTTGATGGATTTACAGGCAGTGATGAGGATGCGGAAAAGCTCGGCAAACAGTTGAAAAATTTCTGTGGCACGGGAGGTTCAGTTAAAGACGGTGAAATTATTGTACAGGGCGATCAGCGGGACAGGGTGCTGCAATTTCTTTTAAAGAACGGTTACAGTAAAACGAAGAAGTCGGGCTAA
- the nadC gene encoding carboxylating nicotinate-nucleotide diphosphorylase, protein MIANYNELLQVLITAAIKEDIGEGDHSTLSSISPEAKGMAVLKIKEEGVLAGMNVAKAIFQFQQPDCIFKAFKKDGDGMQKGETAFEVEASVHTILQCERLVLNCMQRMSGIATLTKKYTEKLKGYKTRILDTRKTTPNFRLLEKEAVAIGGGYNHRFALYDMIMLKDNHIDYCGGIEMAIEKAYNYVFTVKPGLKIEVETRTVEDVKKVLAVGIADRIMLDNFSPVQLKEALELINGRFETEASGGINLDNIEAYAATGVDFISVGALIHQARSLDLSLKAKLI, encoded by the coding sequence ATGATCGCAAATTACAATGAACTGTTACAGGTACTGATTACTGCAGCAATAAAAGAAGATATTGGTGAAGGGGATCATTCAACACTCAGTTCTATTTCTCCAGAAGCAAAGGGAATGGCCGTTTTGAAGATAAAAGAAGAAGGTGTGCTTGCAGGAATGAACGTAGCTAAGGCCATCTTTCAGTTTCAGCAACCTGATTGTATATTTAAAGCTTTTAAGAAAGATGGAGACGGTATGCAGAAGGGTGAAACAGCATTTGAAGTGGAAGCAAGTGTGCATACAATTCTGCAATGTGAGCGGCTGGTGCTGAACTGTATGCAACGCATGAGTGGTATTGCCACTCTCACAAAAAAGTATACAGAGAAATTGAAAGGATATAAAACGAGAATTCTTGATACAAGAAAAACAACTCCTAATTTTCGCTTGCTGGAAAAAGAAGCAGTAGCAATCGGCGGAGGATATAATCATCGTTTTGCACTGTACGATATGATTATGCTCAAGGATAACCATATTGATTATTGCGGTGGAATAGAAATGGCAATTGAAAAAGCATACAATTATGTTTTTACAGTAAAGCCCGGTTTGAAAATTGAAGTGGAAACAAGAACAGTTGAAGATGTAAAAAAAGTGCTGGCTGTTGGTATAGCAGACAGGATTATGCTCGATAATTTTTCACCTGTACAATTAAAAGAAGCTCTGGAGTTAATTAACGGACGTTTTGAGACAGAAGCAAGCGGAGGAATTAATCTGGATAATATTGAAGCGTATGCGGCAACCGGTGTAGACTTCATCAGCGTTGGCGCATTGATTCACCAGGCAAGAAGTTTGGATCTGAGTTTAAAGGCGAAACTGATCTGA
- a CDS encoding DUF4783 domain-containing protein has translation MSAKNVFNFLLLISLTAFSYSFIQKDDIVTALKSGSADKMAKYFDNMVDVSIPGKSNTFSKGQAEMVVKDFFALNKVKNFEVQHSGSNPSSNFIIGTLTTNSGNYRTTVYTRSRGDKQLIQGVEFEQK, from the coding sequence ATGAGCGCAAAAAATGTTTTCAATTTTCTGTTGCTGATTTCGCTAACCGCTTTTTCATACTCATTTATTCAAAAAGATGACATTGTAACGGCTCTGAAATCGGGCAGTGCAGATAAAATGGCCAAGTATTTCGACAATATGGTAGATGTAAGCATACCTGGTAAAAGCAATACGTTCAGTAAAGGACAGGCAGAAATGGTTGTGAAAGACTTCTTTGCACTCAATAAAGTAAAAAACTTTGAAGTGCAGCATTCAGGAAGCAATCCCTCCTCTAATTTTATTATCGGCACTTTAACTACCAACAGCGGCAATTACCGCACAACCGTATACACGCGTTCACGTGGTGATAAGCAGCTGATTCAGGGAGTTGAATTTGAACAGAAGTAA
- a CDS encoding 2,3-bisphosphoglycerate-independent phosphoglycerate mutase: protein MKTKKAILVIMDGWGLGQVKYADAIQHANVPFVTSLYQYPNTTLITCGEAVGLPDGQMGNSEVGHLNLGAGRIVYQELQRIHVAVRDGEFAANKTLNDSIDHALQNNKPLHIIGLVSDGGVHSHTSHLKALTSLCKSKGLSNVFIHAFTDGRDTDPKSGLVFLTDVQNHLNQTVGAIASVTGRYYAMDRDKRWERVKLAYDALVNGIGEKSDDVLKSVAASYTNGVTDEFLKPIISSKTGNSTIKDGDAVICFNFRTDRCREITQVLTQIDMPELGMQKLKLDYTTMTEYDKTYKNVHVVFETDNLNQTLGEVLEHYGKTQIRIAETEKYPHVSFFFSGGRELPFEGEKRIMIPSPKVATYDLQPEMSAIEVTDAIVPEIENETADFICLNYANADMVGHTGVFSAAIKAVETVDKCMQRLVTAALDHGYTVFVLADHGNADFMINEDGTPNTAHTLNPVPLFVVDKEWRGKVKTGKLGDVAPSILHMMGLAAPKEMTGFDLIVD from the coding sequence ATGAAAACGAAAAAAGCTATTCTGGTCATTATGGACGGATGGGGACTTGGACAGGTAAAGTATGCAGATGCCATCCAGCATGCAAATGTTCCCTTTGTAACAAGTTTATATCAATACCCAAATACCACGTTGATTACCTGTGGCGAAGCAGTTGGTTTACCCGATGGACAAATGGGTAACAGTGAAGTAGGTCACCTGAACCTTGGCGCAGGCCGTATTGTATACCAGGAGTTACAACGTATTCATGTTGCAGTACGTGATGGCGAATTTGCAGCCAATAAAACTTTGAACGACAGTATTGACCATGCACTTCAAAATAACAAACCTCTTCATATTATAGGTTTAGTTAGTGATGGCGGGGTGCATTCACATACCAGCCACCTAAAAGCCCTTACATCTTTATGCAAATCAAAAGGCCTTAGCAATGTATTTATCCATGCTTTTACTGACGGAAGGGACACTGACCCTAAAAGCGGGTTAGTTTTTTTAACCGATGTACAAAATCACCTGAACCAAACCGTTGGTGCAATAGCATCTGTAACCGGCCGCTACTATGCAATGGACCGGGATAAAAGATGGGAACGTGTAAAACTTGCTTATGATGCATTAGTGAACGGTATTGGCGAAAAATCAGACGATGTATTGAAATCAGTTGCTGCTTCCTACACAAACGGAGTTACAGATGAATTTTTAAAACCAATCATCAGCAGCAAAACAGGAAACTCAACTATTAAAGATGGTGATGCAGTAATCTGTTTCAACTTCCGCACCGACCGCTGCCGTGAAATAACTCAGGTGCTTACACAAATAGATATGCCCGAACTTGGAATGCAGAAACTTAAACTGGATTATACAACCATGACGGAATACGACAAGACCTATAAAAATGTTCATGTAGTGTTTGAAACAGATAATCTGAATCAAACATTAGGAGAAGTATTGGAACATTATGGTAAAACCCAGATCAGAATTGCAGAAACAGAAAAATATCCGCATGTAAGTTTCTTTTTCAGCGGTGGCAGAGAATTACCATTTGAGGGCGAAAAAAGAATTATGATCCCATCACCCAAAGTAGCAACTTACGATCTGCAACCGGAAATGAGTGCAATTGAAGTAACAGATGCCATTGTTCCTGAAATTGAAAATGAAACAGCTGATTTTATCTGTTTGAATTATGCCAATGCCGACATGGTTGGACATACAGGTGTTTTCAGTGCTGCGATAAAAGCTGTAGAAACAGTTGATAAGTGTATGCAGCGGTTAGTTACTGCTGCCCTGGATCACGGATATACTGTTTTCGTTCTGGCCGATCATGGCAATGCCGATTTTATGATTAATGAAGATGGAACACCCAATACAGCACATACATTAAACCCTGTTCCTTTATTTGTAGTTGATAAAGAGTGGAGAGGAAAAGTAAAAACAGGCAAATTAGGCGATGTAGCTCCTTCCATTTTACATATGATGGGACTTGCAGCTCCAAAAGAAATGACAGGCTTCGATTTGATCGTTGATTAA
- a CDS encoding TonB-dependent receptor: MRKLFLLLLSVCTFLYSQAQEEPPDTTAKELGEVIISFNKWELKQNEVPNKITKISKDQILRNNPQTSADLLAQTGTIFVQKSQLGGGSPMIRGFATNRILLVVDGVRMNNAIYRSGNLQNIISVDALALETAEVIFGPGSLIYGSDAIGGVMDFHTLHPRLSQNGKLLVKGSTSVRYSSANKENTIHADLNLGWEKWSVLSSLTYSKFDDLRMGKNGGPDSYLRPEYVERINGIDSIVKNSDPRTQRFSGYEQINLLQKVRFKPTKNLDFKYGFTYAKTGNAPRYDRLIQYRSGKLRFAEWYYGPMIWSLHNLEILASKKKVLFDESKLNVAYQDYEESRVDRTRTNNNRNMQKETVKAISINADANKTIGKGKLFYGIEYVYNKVGSTGERTNIGTGAVSPYVSRYPDGSTWSTAGIYASYKINFHPKFTLTSGLRYSYNMLNATFDTTFIKFPYKKAEIKEGALTGNAGLVFRPAETWQLNANFSTGYRMPNVDDIGKLFESVPGNITIPNPDIQSEYAYNFEIGIVKNIQHKLRIELNGFHTLLNHAIVRRPTTFNGQDSILFDGILSRVEALQNVAKATVWGFQASVEVFITKNFSVQTHANWITGKETDDVKNEQVPLRHAPPFYGSTYIKYHAGKFYVEASAVYNSEIKNKDLAPSEQAKTDIYAKDTNGKPYAPGWYTINLKASCQITKNVLLTTGWENISNQRYRPYSSGIVAAGSNFIVSLRANL, encoded by the coding sequence ATGAGAAAGTTATTTTTATTGCTATTATCTGTCTGCACATTTTTATACTCGCAGGCACAGGAAGAACCACCGGATACAACAGCAAAAGAATTAGGTGAAGTCATTATTTCATTTAATAAATGGGAACTCAAGCAAAATGAAGTTCCAAATAAAATCACCAAAATAAGTAAGGATCAAATTCTCCGGAACAATCCGCAAACTTCTGCTGATTTGCTTGCACAAACAGGGACAATCTTTGTACAGAAAAGTCAACTCGGAGGTGGAAGTCCCATGATTCGGGGGTTTGCAACAAACAGGATATTACTTGTTGTTGATGGTGTAAGAATGAATAATGCTATTTACAGGAGTGGAAATTTACAGAATATAATTTCAGTTGATGCACTTGCATTAGAAACTGCGGAAGTAATTTTTGGTCCCGGATCTTTGATTTACGGAAGCGATGCAATTGGAGGTGTAATGGATTTTCATACACTGCATCCAAGATTATCACAAAATGGAAAGCTGTTGGTAAAAGGAAGTACATCAGTTCGCTATTCATCCGCTAATAAAGAAAATACGATCCACGCTGACTTAAATCTTGGCTGGGAAAAATGGTCTGTCTTATCTTCCCTTACTTACAGCAAATTTGATGATCTGAGGATGGGTAAAAATGGTGGGCCGGACAGTTATCTGCGCCCTGAATATGTTGAGCGTATCAATGGAATCGACAGCATTGTAAAAAACAGCGATCCAAGGACTCAGCGGTTCAGCGGTTACGAACAAATAAATCTGTTGCAAAAGGTTCGCTTTAAACCAACCAAAAATCTTGATTTTAAATATGGTTTTACATATGCAAAGACAGGTAATGCTCCACGTTATGACAGGCTGATACAGTACCGGAGTGGAAAACTTCGCTTTGCAGAATGGTATTATGGGCCAATGATATGGTCATTGCACAACCTTGAAATACTGGCTTCCAAGAAAAAAGTGTTGTTTGATGAAAGTAAGCTCAATGTTGCTTACCAGGATTATGAAGAAAGCAGGGTTGATCGTACACGGACCAACAATAACCGTAACATGCAGAAAGAAACGGTAAAAGCTATCAGCATAAATGCGGATGCAAATAAAACAATTGGCAAAGGGAAGTTATTCTATGGTATTGAGTACGTTTATAACAAAGTAGGTTCAACAGGAGAACGAACAAATATTGGAACTGGTGCCGTATCACCATATGTAAGCCGATACCCCGATGGAAGTACATGGAGTACAGCCGGTATATATGCCAGCTACAAAATAAATTTTCATCCAAAGTTTACGTTAACAAGTGGTTTACGTTACAGCTATAATATGCTGAATGCAACTTTTGATACAACGTTCATCAAGTTTCCTTATAAAAAAGCAGAGATTAAAGAAGGCGCACTTACCGGAAACGCAGGACTTGTTTTTCGCCCTGCTGAAACATGGCAGCTGAATGCAAATTTTTCAACTGGCTATCGTATGCCAAATGTTGATGATATTGGAAAGCTGTTTGAAAGTGTACCCGGTAACATTACAATTCCCAATCCGGATATCCAATCAGAATATGCTTATAATTTTGAAATAGGTATTGTAAAAAATATTCAGCATAAACTTAGAATCGAGCTGAATGGATTTCACACTCTGCTGAATCATGCAATTGTACGCAGGCCAACAACATTCAATGGGCAGGATAGTATTCTGTTTGACGGCATACTCAGCCGGGTTGAAGCATTACAAAATGTTGCTAAAGCAACAGTATGGGGTTTCCAGGCAAGTGTTGAAGTGTTTATTACAAAAAACTTTTCCGTTCAAACTCATGCAAACTGGATAACAGGAAAAGAAACAGATGATGTAAAAAACGAACAGGTTCCTTTGCGTCATGCTCCTCCTTTTTATGGCAGCACATATATCAAATATCACGCAGGGAAATTCTATGTTGAAGCATCTGCTGTATATAACAGCGAAATAAAAAACAAAGACCTTGCACCATCAGAACAGGCCAAAACAGATATATACGCAAAAGACACCAACGGCAAACCTTATGCCCCGGGGTGGTATACCATTAATCTGAAAGCATCCTGTCAAATAACAAAAAACGTTCTTTTAACAACCGGCTGGGAAAATATCAGTAATCAACGTTACAGGCCGTATTCATCAGGGATTGTTGCAGCAGGAAGCAACTTTATTGTTTCATTAAGAGCAAATTTATAA
- a CDS encoding sigma-70 family RNA polymerase sigma factor, which yields MTEEAILHGCLKNQAVAQQELYSRYSPKMLSVCYRFARNREDAEDMLQEGFIRVFTQIHQFQSKGSFEGWIRRIIVHTCINHLKKHKKFNDSVDITQAQTVSVREDSVPSIIQAKQVIECIRTLPLGYRTVLNLFAIDGYTHREIANMLDIEESTSRSQYTRAKAMLEQILIQKQIILRPQRQGEWVAAAHPRF from the coding sequence ATGACTGAGGAAGCAATCTTACATGGATGTCTTAAAAATCAAGCGGTAGCTCAACAGGAATTGTACAGCAGATACAGTCCAAAAATGTTGTCTGTCTGTTATCGATTTGCCCGCAACCGTGAAGATGCTGAAGACATGCTGCAGGAAGGTTTCATCAGGGTATTCACACAAATTCATCAGTTTCAAAGCAAAGGCTCTTTTGAAGGCTGGATCAGGCGCATTATTGTTCATACCTGCATTAATCATTTAAAAAAACACAAGAAGTTTAATGATAGTGTAGATATAACACAGGCCCAAACCGTTTCGGTTCGGGAAGACAGTGTACCATCAATCATTCAAGCCAAGCAGGTAATAGAATGCATCAGAACATTACCACTTGGTTACCGAACTGTATTGAACCTGTTTGCAATTGACGGTTATACTCACCGTGAAATTGCAAATATGCTGGACATAGAAGAAAGTACCAGCCGATCGCAGTACACAAGAGCAAAAGCAATGCTGGAGCAGATTTTGATTCAAAAACAAATCATTCTCCGGCCTCAGAGACAGGGTGAATGGGTGGCAGCAGCCCATCCTCGGTTTTAA
- a CDS encoding outer membrane beta-barrel protein, with protein MKPRVQQPLSETNNESFAVNAPESSGNVLPVDATPIIPVSQVIEQSAPEEILLTKAENNHFVSLSKPTFHVADAPEQKTGGISVAEHQTETPVIDESPALKTDAELNYEVNIPLVIKQKPVKQLQFYLTPSLSYRVLYAGNKIAFGNLPRENPEDAAIHNPSLGLEGGVAILFPVSKRIKFRTGIQFNYTHYEVNAFKAAPQLTTIRLNYSSIQRVTTLNNDNGYYAKNVANETYQVSIPLGLEFKLAGKKKVQWNLATNLQPTYLLKASGYLLTNDLKNYVKAPDLMSHLNVNSSIETFLRWNAKNFLIQAGPQLRYQLFSNARGEYPIREHLVDYGFRIGIVKPLR; from the coding sequence ATGAAGCCAAGAGTACAGCAACCATTGTCTGAAACAAACAATGAATCATTTGCTGTTAATGCTCCTGAATCTTCTGGAAATGTGCTGCCCGTTGATGCAACGCCAATCATCCCGGTTTCGCAGGTAATTGAGCAATCAGCTCCGGAAGAAATTTTACTTACCAAAGCAGAAAATAATCATTTTGTTTCATTGAGCAAACCAACTTTCCATGTAGCTGATGCTCCTGAACAAAAGACAGGAGGTATCAGTGTTGCTGAACATCAAACAGAAACACCGGTCATTGATGAATCTCCTGCACTTAAAACAGATGCCGAACTCAATTATGAAGTGAATATTCCACTGGTTATAAAACAAAAACCAGTAAAGCAATTGCAGTTTTATCTTACTCCTTCTCTCAGCTACAGGGTTTTATATGCTGGCAATAAAATTGCTTTTGGCAATTTGCCAAGGGAGAATCCGGAAGATGCAGCAATACATAACCCTTCACTTGGTTTAGAAGGAGGAGTTGCTATTCTGTTTCCCGTTTCAAAGAGAATTAAATTCAGAACGGGCATTCAGTTTAACTATACACACTATGAGGTAAATGCATTTAAAGCTGCTCCGCAGTTAACTACTATACGTCTCAATTACTCAAGTATACAGCGTGTAACAACATTGAATAATGATAATGGTTATTATGCGAAGAATGTAGCAAATGAAACATACCAGGTTTCAATTCCTTTAGGTTTAGAATTTAAATTAGCCGGGAAGAAAAAAGTACAGTGGAACCTGGCTACCAATCTCCAGCCTACTTATCTGCTGAAAGCTTCCGGGTACCTGTTGACAAACGATTTAAAGAATTATGTAAAAGCTCCTGATCTGATGAGTCATTTGAATGTAAACTCATCCATTGAAACATTTCTCCGCTGGAATGCTAAAAACTTCCTGATCCAGGCTGGTCCGCAATTACGTTACCAGCTGTTTTCAAATGCCCGTGGTGAATATCCAATCAGGGAACACCTGGTTGATTATGGTTTCCGCATCGGTATTGTTAAACCCCTGAGATAA